Proteins found in one Thunnus maccoyii chromosome 5, fThuMac1.1, whole genome shotgun sequence genomic segment:
- the lrrc10 gene encoding leucine-rich repeat-containing protein 10, which produces MWMTSGVSQRVSKMGNAMRGVIAFIPSERCQRFLVGDLKEMPLDRTLDLSSRQLRRLPVAACVFDELVKLYLSDNNLSSLPAELQGLRKLQLLALDFNCFEELPAAVCRLPQLSILYLGNNRLYCLPRELGDLKELNTLWLETNCFTVFPKVVCELPNLKTLHLGYNQIRSLPKELGQLEELRSIWLAGNELAEFPPVLLEMHFLAVIDVDRNKIHHFPGLSHMQGLKLVIYDHNPCVNAPAVGEGVRRVGRWAESADDEQEDDTSKAASETTAEVTEVHTEEEHNS; this is translated from the coding sequence ATGTGGATGACCAGTGGTGTGTCACAGAGAGTGAGCAAAATGGGGAACGCCATGAGAGGTGTCATTGCCTTCATTCCCTCAGAGCGCTGTCAACGCTTCCTAGTTGGGGACCTAAAGGAGATGCCACTCGATCGGACCCTGGACCTGAGCAGCCGGCAGTTGCGTCGGCTGCCTGTTGCTGCCTGTGTCTTTGATGAGCTGGTGAAGCTCTACCTGAGTGACAACAACCTCAGCAGCTTGCCGGCCGAACTGCAGGGCCTGAGGAAGCTGCAGCTCCTTGCCCTCGACTTTAACTGCTTTGAAGAGCTACCTGCAGCTGTTTGCAGATTGCCCCAGCTCAGCATCCTTTACCTGGGTAACAACAGGCTTTACTGCCTCCCCAGAGAACTGGGAGACCTCAAGGAACTTAATACTCTGTGGCTGGAGACTAATTGCTTTACTGTTTTCCCTAAAGTGGTTTGTGAGCTCCCCAATCTCAAGACCCTGCACCTCGGCTATAACCAGATACGGAGTTTACCGAAAGAGCTCGGACAGCTGGAAGAGCTACGAAGTATCTGGCTTGCTGGGAATGAGCTGGCAGAGTTCCCACCAGTATTGCTGGAAATGCACTTTCTAGCCGTCATTGATGTGGATCGGAACAAAATACACCACTTCCCAGGCCTGTCTCACATGCAGGGGTTGAAACTGGTCATCTATGACCATAACCCTTGTGTTAACGCCCCAGCGGTGGGCGAGGGGGTGAGGAGGGTCGGGCGCTGGGCAGAGAGCGCAGATGATGAGCAGGAAGATGACACGTCAAAGGCAGCGAGCGAGACCACAGCTGAGGTCACGGAGGTACATACTGAGGAGGAGCACAACAGTTAG